From Cotesia glomerata isolate CgM1 linkage group LG2, MPM_Cglom_v2.3, whole genome shotgun sequence, a single genomic window includes:
- the LOC123259152 gene encoding chitin deacetylase 1 isoform X2 yields the protein MIVIDENINCQKAKKEDEKKDEEFTCPEGQGNGNFADPATCRRFYQCVDGYPYLNRCPSGLHFDDISKFCTFKNEARCGPIPTTPAPVTETPTDLAERCDTSTCQLPYCFCSRDGTIIPGGLAPEDTPQMILLTFDGAVNHNNFDHYQKIFNNDRLNPNNCPLKGTFFISHEYCNYNMVQSLAHDGHEIATETISLQKGLEDKGYEEWVGEMIGMREILRRFSNISINEISGMRAPYLKPGRNTQYKVIEDFGYIYDSSIGISPLKTPIWPYTLDHKIPHECKAGTCPTKSFPGVWEIPLNAHYVETYEGGHCPYLDQCVLHNHDPEEVFEWLQEDFNRYYLQNRAPYMMPFHTNWFQIKELERGLAKFLDWTITLPDVYFVTATQALRWITDPKPLKALNNYEPWSCKKVENDPGPPCNNANKCALEFKPSDANFTATRYMETCVECPNKYPWLGDAKGSGIINDNYDPEKK from the exons ATGATTGTAATCGACGAAAATA TTAACTGTCAAAAAGCTAAAAAAGAAGACGAAAAAAAAGATGAAGAGTTTACATGCCCAGAAGGACAGGGTAATGGTAATTTTGCTGATCCTGCAACATGCAGAAGATTTTAtcaa tgtGTAGATGGATATCCATACCTAAACAGATGTCCGTCAGGATTACATTTTGATGATATCAGCAAATTTTGTACATTCAAAAATGAAGCAAGATGTGGGCCTATTCCTACAA cTCCTGCACCAGTAACCGAGACACCCACAGATTTGGCTGAACGTTGTGACACATCCACCTGTCAACTTCCTTACTGCTTTTGCTCTCGCGATGGAACAATAATACCTGGAGGACTTGCACCTGAAGAT aCTCCACAAATGATTCTTCTAACCTTTGATGGTGCGGTAAATCACAACAATTTTGATcactatcaaaaaatattcaacaaCGATCGTTTGAATCCAAACAATTGTCCGCTTAAGGgcacattttttatttctcacgaatattgtaattataatatggTTCAAAGTCTAGCTCATGATGGTCATGAGATAGCTACTGAAACTATTTC attgCAAAAAGGCTTAGAAGACAAAGGGTACGAAGAGTGGGTAGGTGAAATGATTGGAATGCGAGAGATTTTACGACGTTTTTCAAACATCAGTATCAACGAAATTTCTGGAATGCGTGCTCCATACCTTAAACCTGGTAGAAACACTCAATACAAAGTGATTGAAGATTTTGGGTACATATATGACAGCAGTATTGGAATTTCTCCATTAAAAACACCAATTTGGCCTTACACTCTCGATCATAAAATTCCTCACGAATGTAAAGCAGGAACTTGCCCGACTAAATCATTCCCAGGAGTTTGGGAAATACCTCTTAATGCTCACTATGTCGAAACTTACGAAGGTGGTCATTGTCCTTACTTAGATCAGTGTGTTCTTCATAATCATGATCCTGAAGAAGTTTTCGAGTGGCTGCAAGAAGATTTTAATCGGTATTATCTCCAAAATCGTGCTCCTTACATGATGCCATTCCATACAAACTGGTTTCAGATCAAAGAATTGGAAAGAGGTCTTGCTAAATTCCTCGACTGGACTATTACATt aCCTGACGTTTACTTCGTTACTGCAACTCAAGCTTTAAGATGGATTACAGATCCTAAGCCTCTAAAagctttaaataattatgaaccATGGTCTtgtaaaaaagttgaaaatgaTCCTGGTCCACCGTGCAATAACGCTAACAAATGTGCTCTTGAGTTTAAACCATCCGATGCTAATTTTACGGCAACAAG ATATATGGAGACGTGTGTTGAATGCCCGAATAAATATCCTTGGCTAGGAGATGCAAAAGGCTCTggtataattaatgataactATGATCCTGAGAAGAAATAA
- the LOC123259152 gene encoding chitin deacetylase 1 isoform X1 — translation MKFHTVFILTVFTVIAVNCQKAKKEDEKKDEEFTCPEGQGNGNFADPATCRRFYQCVDGYPYLNRCPSGLHFDDISKFCTFKNEARCGPIPTTPAPVTETPTDLAERCDTSTCQLPYCFCSRDGTIIPGGLAPEDTPQMILLTFDGAVNHNNFDHYQKIFNNDRLNPNNCPLKGTFFISHEYCNYNMVQSLAHDGHEIATETISLQKGLEDKGYEEWVGEMIGMREILRRFSNISINEISGMRAPYLKPGRNTQYKVIEDFGYIYDSSIGISPLKTPIWPYTLDHKIPHECKAGTCPTKSFPGVWEIPLNAHYVETYEGGHCPYLDQCVLHNHDPEEVFEWLQEDFNRYYLQNRAPYMMPFHTNWFQIKELERGLAKFLDWTITLPDVYFVTATQALRWITDPKPLKALNNYEPWSCKKVENDPGPPCNNANKCALEFKPSDANFTATRYMETCVECPNKYPWLGDAKGSGIINDNYDPEKK, via the exons atgaaatttcatACTGTGTTTATACTAACTGTTTTTACAGTGATTGCAG TTAACTGTCAAAAAGCTAAAAAAGAAGACGAAAAAAAAGATGAAGAGTTTACATGCCCAGAAGGACAGGGTAATGGTAATTTTGCTGATCCTGCAACATGCAGAAGATTTTAtcaa tgtGTAGATGGATATCCATACCTAAACAGATGTCCGTCAGGATTACATTTTGATGATATCAGCAAATTTTGTACATTCAAAAATGAAGCAAGATGTGGGCCTATTCCTACAA cTCCTGCACCAGTAACCGAGACACCCACAGATTTGGCTGAACGTTGTGACACATCCACCTGTCAACTTCCTTACTGCTTTTGCTCTCGCGATGGAACAATAATACCTGGAGGACTTGCACCTGAAGAT aCTCCACAAATGATTCTTCTAACCTTTGATGGTGCGGTAAATCACAACAATTTTGATcactatcaaaaaatattcaacaaCGATCGTTTGAATCCAAACAATTGTCCGCTTAAGGgcacattttttatttctcacgaatattgtaattataatatggTTCAAAGTCTAGCTCATGATGGTCATGAGATAGCTACTGAAACTATTTC attgCAAAAAGGCTTAGAAGACAAAGGGTACGAAGAGTGGGTAGGTGAAATGATTGGAATGCGAGAGATTTTACGACGTTTTTCAAACATCAGTATCAACGAAATTTCTGGAATGCGTGCTCCATACCTTAAACCTGGTAGAAACACTCAATACAAAGTGATTGAAGATTTTGGGTACATATATGACAGCAGTATTGGAATTTCTCCATTAAAAACACCAATTTGGCCTTACACTCTCGATCATAAAATTCCTCACGAATGTAAAGCAGGAACTTGCCCGACTAAATCATTCCCAGGAGTTTGGGAAATACCTCTTAATGCTCACTATGTCGAAACTTACGAAGGTGGTCATTGTCCTTACTTAGATCAGTGTGTTCTTCATAATCATGATCCTGAAGAAGTTTTCGAGTGGCTGCAAGAAGATTTTAATCGGTATTATCTCCAAAATCGTGCTCCTTACATGATGCCATTCCATACAAACTGGTTTCAGATCAAAGAATTGGAAAGAGGTCTTGCTAAATTCCTCGACTGGACTATTACATt aCCTGACGTTTACTTCGTTACTGCAACTCAAGCTTTAAGATGGATTACAGATCCTAAGCCTCTAAAagctttaaataattatgaaccATGGTCTtgtaaaaaagttgaaaatgaTCCTGGTCCACCGTGCAATAACGCTAACAAATGTGCTCTTGAGTTTAAACCATCCGATGCTAATTTTACGGCAACAAG ATATATGGAGACGTGTGTTGAATGCCCGAATAAATATCCTTGGCTAGGAGATGCAAAAGGCTCTggtataattaatgataactATGATCCTGAGAAGAAATAA
- the LOC123259154 gene encoding coiled-coil domain-containing protein 134-like translates to MHLLFICGVLLLNAHRACVQEATEHLENEPINNSNNETAVFEKQQHLKKLFQSFRREHFHAVQNIKNLQSYERKYKMIVKIIDQMVKIITEKQKNFQDFEDDMDRDNLFSDVKQTDSLFALSENTALFSDIVLQIPDITRRILKKQKTSFDSLKWSMIFINKNRYLLDQPTIEILDLALQELNIISREPNYSNPYVQNKKGRSSVKGKTAEKQRKTIKKHKPGPQIARVEL, encoded by the exons atgcatttattatttatttgcggTGTGTTATTGTTGAATGCTCATCGAGCATGCGTGCAAGAGGCTACAGAACATTTAGAAAATGAACCAATCAACAATAGCAATAATGAAACTGCAGTATTTGAAAAACAACAACATC tcaaaaaattattccaatcaTTTCGGCGTGAGCATTTTCACGCtgtacaaaatattaaaaatttgcagTCGTATGAAAGAAAGTATAAAatgattgttaaaataattgatcaaatggttaaaataattactgaaaaacaaaaaaattttcaagatttcGAAGATGATATGGATCGTGACAATTTATTCTCGGATGTAAAGCAAACAGATT ctTTATTCGCTCTCTCAGAAAATACGGCATTATTTAGTGATATAGTGCTGCAAATCCCAGATATAACTCGACGAATATTGAAGAAACAAAAAACCTCGTTTGATTCCCTGAAGTGGTCgatgatatttattaacaaaaaccGGTATCTTTTGGATCAACCGACTATTGAAATATTGGACCTAGCATTACAAGAACTCAATATAATAAGCCGTGAGCCAAATTATTCAAATCCTTACGTGCAGAATAAGAAGGGAAGGTCATCAGTGAAAGGCAAAACTGCggaaaaacaaagaaaaacaataaaaaaacataaaccAGGCCCTCAAATAGCTCGAGTAGAATTATAA
- the LOC123259153 gene encoding protein YIPF6, producing MDPMSSTNEIGMHDTKLDMYDDVLYNIDPQNVEGEMTVGSTRQQANLGEPEFNTLDEPIKDTILRDLKTVGNKFYHVIYPKEKSSLLKEWDLWGPLVLCTFMAMILQGSADDTNSNDGGPEFAEVFVIVWIGSMIVTLNSKLLGGNISFFQSVCVLGYCLLPTTIALIVCKIILLFEQTTYLFFIRLVVVIVGFAWATYASTAFLGDSQPPQRKLLAIYPIFLFYFIISWLIISHSA from the exons atggaTCCGATGTCATCAACAAATGAAATCGGAATGCATGATACTAAATTGGAC atgtATGACGATGTATTATACAATATTGATCCTCAAAATGTCGAAGGAGAAATGACCGTAGGAAGTACAAGACAGCAAGCTAATCTTGGAGAACCtgaatttaatactttagATGAACCTATTAAGGATACGATT ctCAGAGATCTTAAGACAGTTGGTAACAAATTTTACCATGTTATTTATCCAAAAGAAAAGTCAAGCTTACTTAAAGAAT GGGATCTTTGGGGTCCTTTGGTGTTATGTACGTTCATGGCAAT GATCTTGCAAGGTTCTGCTGATGATACAAATTCAAATGATGGTGGACCAGAGTTTGCAGAAGTATTTGTAATAGTATGGATTGGATCGATGATCGTAACATTAAATTCTAAACTATTGGGAGGAAATAT ATCGTTTTTCCAAAGTGTTTGTGTCCTGGGTTATTGTCTATTACCAACGACAATAGCTCTCAttgtatgtaaaattattcttcTATTTGAACAAacaacttatttattttttattcgctTAGTTGTTGTAATTGTTGGATTTGCTTGGGCCACTTACG CGTCAACGGCTTTTCTTGGTGACAGTCAACCACCTCAACGGAAACTTCTGGCAATATAtccaatatttttgttttatttcattatttccTGGTTAATTATTTCTCATTCCGCATAA
- the LOC123259151 gene encoding tetratricopeptide repeat protein 8-like isoform X2 — protein sequence MELFNAISLFNRRKYEECASICTNLLRKKPLDQAVWVLKMRALTLQLYVDDIEGEEEGIAESLLDNYTIASMPRPGTSLKNPGTTMVGQGIRPKTQSGRPVTGTIRPMTQSATAKTVEQALRTPRTAMTARPITTSSGRAVRLGTASMLSEPDGPFIQISRLNISKYASKNGIAKPLFEYIFYHEHDARNALDLAVQAIQASNFKDWWWKVQLGKCYYTLGLVRDAEEQFKSALKEHKNIDIIIRLIRVFIRLDQPLAALDLCKRGLEYFPNDVTILTEMARVFEGLNSTTMSVKYYKIVAQEDAANSEAIASIGMYHFYNDQPELGLRYYRRLLQMGVYNAELLNNLGLCCFYAQQWDHTISCFERALSLATNENAADIWYNISQIAIVRGDYVLAEECLRLAISIDNRHASSYNNLGVLEIKKGNVTAARTYFHAAASIVDYMHEPHFNSAYLAHQIGDLQTSYLAVQKSLYAYPSHLDTKLLFEQFQHHFFYD from the exons atggaACTGTTTAATGCGATAAGCTTATTTAACCGTCGAAAATATGAAGAGTGTGCATCAATATGTACCAATTTATTGAGGAAAAAACCATTAGATCAG gcTGTCTGGGTATTAAAAATGCGTGCCCTAACTTTACAATTGTATGTGGACGATATTGAAGGCGAAGAAGAAGGCATTGCTGAAAGTTTATTAGATAATTACACCATAGCTTCAATGCCTAGACCCGGTACATCGTTAAAAAATCCAGGTACAACAATGGTAGGTCAAGGAATCCGTCCTAAAACCCAATCAG GAAGACCTGTTACTGGTACAATAAGACCCATGACACAATCTGCTACTGCTAAAACCGTCGAACAAGCTTTAAGAACACCTCGTACAGCAATGACTGCAAGACCTATAACTACTTCATCAGGGCGTGCGGTGAGGCTTGGAACAGCTTCAATGTTATCAGAACCTGATGGACCTTTCATTCAAATTTCGAGATTAAATATATCTAAGTATGCAAGTAAAAATGGAATTGCAAAACCcctttttgaatatattttttaccatgAGCATGATGCAAGAAAT GCACTAGATTTAGCAGTACAGGCGATTCAAGCATCTAATTTTAAAGATTGGTGGTGGAAAGTACAACTCGGTAAATGTTATTACACCCTTGGACTCGTCAGAGATGCAGAAGAACAATTTAAATCAGCTTTAAAAGAACATAAAAATATAGACATTATAATAAGATTAATTAGAGTATTTATAAGACTCGATCAACCCTTAGCTGCGTTAGATTTATGTAAACGAGGACTTGAATATTTTCCCAATGAt GTGACGATTCTCACAGAAATGGCCAGAGTTTTTGAGGGATTAAATAGTACAACGATGTCTGTTAAATACTATAAAATAGTAGCACAGGAAGATGCTGCCAATAGTGAGGCAATCGCCAGTATAGGAATGTATCATTTTTACAATGATCAACCAGAATTGGGATTACGATATTATCG gAGATTACTTCAAATGGGTGTGTACAATGCTGAATTACTTAACAATCTTGGTTTGTGTTGTTTTTACGCACAGCAGTGGGATCATACGATATCATGCTTTGAAAGAGCTTTAAGCCTTGCTACTAATGAGAATGCTGCTGACATTTGGTATAATATTTCTCAAATAGCTATt gtgAGAGGTGACTATGTATTGGCTGAAGAATGTCTCAGATTAGCAATATCAATAGATAATAGACATGCCAGTTCGTATAATAATTTGGGAGTTCTTGAAATAAAGAAAGGAAATGTAACTGCAGCTAGAACGTATTTTCATGCGGCTGCGAGTATTGTTGATTACATGCATGAACCCCATTTCAATAGTGCTTACTTAGCACATCAG atCGGTGACTTACAAACTAGTTATCTTGCAGTTCAAAAATCGCTTTATGCGTACCCAAGTCATCTAGATACTAAACTTCTTTTTGAACAATTTCAGCATcactttttttatgattaa
- the LOC123259151 gene encoding tetratricopeptide repeat protein 8-like isoform X1 yields the protein MELFNAISLFNRRKYEECASICTNLLRKKPLDQAVWVLKMRALTLQLYVDDIEGEEEGIAESLLDNYTIASMPRPGTSLKNPGTTMVGQGIRPKTQSGRPVTGTIRPMTQSATAKTVEQALRTPRTAMTARPITTSSGRAVRLGTASMLSEPDGPFIQISRLNISKYASKNGIAKPLFEYIFYHEHDARNALDLAVQAIQASNFKDWWWKVQLGKCYYTLGLVRDAEEQFKSALKEHKNIDIIIRLIRVFIRLDQPLAALDLCKRGLEYFPNDVKMARVFEGLNSTTMSVKYYKIVAQEDAANSEAIASIGMYHFYNDQPELGLRYYRRLLQMGVYNAELLNNLGLCCFYAQQWDHTISCFERALSLATNENAADIWYNISQIAIVRGDYVLAEECLRLAISIDNRHASSYNNLGVLEIKKGNVTAARTYFHAAASIVDYMHEPHFNSAYLAHQIGDLQTSYLAVQKSLYAYPSHLDTKLLFEQFQHHFFYD from the exons atggaACTGTTTAATGCGATAAGCTTATTTAACCGTCGAAAATATGAAGAGTGTGCATCAATATGTACCAATTTATTGAGGAAAAAACCATTAGATCAG gcTGTCTGGGTATTAAAAATGCGTGCCCTAACTTTACAATTGTATGTGGACGATATTGAAGGCGAAGAAGAAGGCATTGCTGAAAGTTTATTAGATAATTACACCATAGCTTCAATGCCTAGACCCGGTACATCGTTAAAAAATCCAGGTACAACAATGGTAGGTCAAGGAATCCGTCCTAAAACCCAATCAG GAAGACCTGTTACTGGTACAATAAGACCCATGACACAATCTGCTACTGCTAAAACCGTCGAACAAGCTTTAAGAACACCTCGTACAGCAATGACTGCAAGACCTATAACTACTTCATCAGGGCGTGCGGTGAGGCTTGGAACAGCTTCAATGTTATCAGAACCTGATGGACCTTTCATTCAAATTTCGAGATTAAATATATCTAAGTATGCAAGTAAAAATGGAATTGCAAAACCcctttttgaatatattttttaccatgAGCATGATGCAAGAAAT GCACTAGATTTAGCAGTACAGGCGATTCAAGCATCTAATTTTAAAGATTGGTGGTGGAAAGTACAACTCGGTAAATGTTATTACACCCTTGGACTCGTCAGAGATGCAGAAGAACAATTTAAATCAGCTTTAAAAGAACATAAAAATATAGACATTATAATAAGATTAATTAGAGTATTTATAAGACTCGATCAACCCTTAGCTGCGTTAGATTTATGTAAACGAGGACTTGAATATTTTCCCAATGAtgtta AAATGGCCAGAGTTTTTGAGGGATTAAATAGTACAACGATGTCTGTTAAATACTATAAAATAGTAGCACAGGAAGATGCTGCCAATAGTGAGGCAATCGCCAGTATAGGAATGTATCATTTTTACAATGATCAACCAGAATTGGGATTACGATATTATCG gAGATTACTTCAAATGGGTGTGTACAATGCTGAATTACTTAACAATCTTGGTTTGTGTTGTTTTTACGCACAGCAGTGGGATCATACGATATCATGCTTTGAAAGAGCTTTAAGCCTTGCTACTAATGAGAATGCTGCTGACATTTGGTATAATATTTCTCAAATAGCTATt gtgAGAGGTGACTATGTATTGGCTGAAGAATGTCTCAGATTAGCAATATCAATAGATAATAGACATGCCAGTTCGTATAATAATTTGGGAGTTCTTGAAATAAAGAAAGGAAATGTAACTGCAGCTAGAACGTATTTTCATGCGGCTGCGAGTATTGTTGATTACATGCATGAACCCCATTTCAATAGTGCTTACTTAGCACATCAG atCGGTGACTTACAAACTAGTTATCTTGCAGTTCAAAAATCGCTTTATGCGTACCCAAGTCATCTAGATACTAAACTTCTTTTTGAACAATTTCAGCATcactttttttatgattaa
- the LOC123259147 gene encoding ankyrin-1-like — protein sequence MVDMEENRKIILSTLERGIDEGEEKTVRESLKLLHQLDLKHGSSSLKSNLGYDLLRLSLENKHPNITQLLLKYGIEINRTIARKTCNTPLHLAIKNNDLNIVKLLLKNGANTKYLNSKGKTPLYLAVELDHQDIAEILLKKDVSVNIDCRSSMAPVLVAASNGNEYLFNLLLSKGGKLNLKQFDEDSASMLQVAIEHRYVDTVEKIVKSYINKKIINDPSTEKLLTVAVMNEGNISRKIVELLLKAKFPIDLKNAKNSKFICAALQEKHYLIVNQLLKVGLDLDDYWDVLSTACKHNHIETVEAVIDKVKDSDYKDRTDDNSLLLNAIDNIHFIIKEAARNGEGVLQHHINIFNRWIEIMKIFLKKGIDVNFLIKKRAMIFSYNLQNITSLHYLANHASSHASLSLKPIANLLISAGAWTTKKESHIEPLDYAISNENPDVVEVLLQHTWDINDDFDKVSSLHYAAKNESSIIIEMLLKRGADVNVTNTSGNTLLHTAAASKRIKVIECLLEHDAQVNVKNLAGQTPLHMVVTHESPYNEDDIDIQCIEMLMKYKADIDVTDDDLMTPLHCAAKKCCHPSVIKKLLEYKPNINSISRVGLTPLLVAASFNRLSIVKFFIESGANISDRNKYGETFLHLMARRCTISIDEILEDNVNINVLTYKNKTALDYIVEAIRTTGFSFRYHENAKILIKYMLKLHNIGVFICKENLQGIDKYLETFGQPETKNKSDIVVFKEECEKEAVLLKENKIGNSNMTFYKLIKKSTHRLAQYLLNKNVIRDTKPIQYNKKFPIYSDFIAKSLKRGFERKNILDQDAGGLIKTMLYSLPGSCIDQILSYLDNEDLKAIIDANKIKMETNNIYTSVITRSRATKKLKLCK from the coding sequence ATGGTAGATATGgaagaaaatagaaaaataattttatcaactttaGAAAGAGGTATCGATGAGGGTGAAGAAAAAACAGTACGAGAATCACTCAAACTATTGCATCAACTAGATCTCAAACATGGTTCGTCTTCTCTTAAATCAAACTTAGGATATGATTTACTTCGTCTTTCTTTAGAAAATAAACATCCTAATATAACACaacttttattgaaatatgGCATCGAAATCAATAGAACAATAGCAAGAAAAACTTGTAATACGCCTCTACACCTtgccataaaaaataatgacttaaATATCGTAAAGTTGCTTTTGAAGAATGGCGCCAATACTAAATATCTAAATTCAAAAGGCAAAACTCCTCTTTATCTTGCTGTTGAGTTAGATCATCAAGATATTgctgaaatattattaaaaaaagatgtTTCTGTGAATATTGATTGTCGAAGTAGCATGGCACCAGTTCTCGTAGCTGCCTCTAATGGTAATGagtatttgtttaatttattattaagcaaGGGTGGTAAACTCAATCTTAAACAATTTGATGAAGATTCAGCGTCAATGCTGCAAGTAGCCATTGAACATCGCTATGTAGATACAGttgaaaaaatagttaaaagttacatcaataaaaaaattattaatgatccgagtaccgaaaaattattaacagttgCGGTGATGAATGAGGGTAATATAAGTCGTAAAATTGTTGAACTTCTATTGAAAGCTAAATTCccgattgatttaaaaaatgctaagaattctaaatttatttgtgcTGCCCTACAAGAAAAACACTATCTTATTGTAAACCAACTTTTAAAAGTTGGTCTTGATCTTGATGATTACTGGGATGTATTGAGTACCGCTTGCAAGCATAACCATATAGAGACTGTCGAAGCAGTAATTGATAAAGTTAAAGATAGTGACTACAAAGATCGCACAGACGACAATTCACTCTTATTGAATGCTATtgataatattcattttattatcaaggAAGCAGCTAGAAACGGTGAAGGCGTACTTCAACatcatattaatatttttaatagatggattgaaataatgaaaattttccttaaaaaaGGTAtcgatgttaattttttaataaaaaaaagagccatgattttttcttacaatttacaaaatataacATCTTTACACTATCTTGCGAATCATGCTTCATCACATGCATCTTTGAGTCTTAAGCCCATAGCTAATTTATTGATAAGTGCTGGAGCTTGGACAACTAAAAAAGAAAGTCATATCGAACCTCTCGATTATGCTATTTCGAACGAAAATCCAGATGTAGTTGAAGTACTTTTGCAGCATACTTGGGATATTAATGATGATTTCGATAAAGTATCTAGTCTTCATTATGCAGCTAAAAATGAATCGTcgataattattgaaatgctGTTGAAACGTGGAGCAGATGTTAATGTCACTAATACTTCTGGTAATACTCTATTACACACGGCTGCCGCCTCTAAGAGAATAAAAGTTATAGAATGTCTACTAGAACATGATGCTCaagttaatgtaaaaaatttggcaGGTCAAACTCCTCTTCATATGGTGGTAACTCACGAAAGTCCATACAATGAAGATGATATTGATATACAATGTATAGAAATGTTAATGAAGTACAAAGCAGACATAGATGTTACAGATGATGACTTAATGACACCGCTTCACTGTGCGGCTAAAAAATGTTGTCATCCATCAGTAATTAAAAAGTTGTTAGAGTATAAACCAAACATTAATTCTATTAGTAGAGTCGGACTAACGCCTCTATTGGTTGCTGCTTCCTTCAATAGATTGAGtatcgttaaattttttattgaatctgGCGCTAATATTTCTGATAGAAATAAGTATGGTGAAACTTTTTTGCATCTTATGGCACGAAGATGTACTATTTCAATTGATGAGATATTGGAGGATAATGTTAACATTAACGTCttgacttataaaaataaaacagcgCTAGATTATATTGTAGAAGCTATACGTACTACTGGATTTTCTTTTCGCTATCATGAAAATGCTAAGATTCTTATTAAATACATGTTGAAATTACACAATATTGGTGTGTTTATTTGCAAGGAGAATTTACAAGGAATCGacaaatatttggaaacattCGGTCAAccagaaacaaaaaataaatctgatatcGTTGTTTTTAAAGAGGAATGCGAAAAAGAAGCAGTGCTATTGAAAGAGAATAAAATAGGTAATAGTAATATGACATTCtataaacttattaaaaaatctactcATCGGTTGGCACAATacttattgaataaaaatgtaattagaGACACAAAGCCGATTCAATACAATAAAAAGTTTCCTATTTACAGTGATTTTATTGCTAAAAGTTTGAAGAGAggatttgaaagaaaaaatattctggaTCAAGATGCTGGTGGTTTGATTAAAACGATGCTTTACAGCTTACCCGGTAGCTGTATTGATCAGATTTTGAGTTATTTAGATAATGAAGACTTAAAAGCAATAATCGatgctaataaaataaaaatggaaaCTAACAATATTTATACATCAGTGATTACCAGATCTCGTGCTACAAAGAAACTCAAACTTTGTAAATAG